In one Oryzias latipes chromosome 13, ASM223467v1 genomic region, the following are encoded:
- the gpr4 gene encoding G-protein coupled receptor 4 isoform X2, whose amino-acid sequence MQRELRAEAEEQWFWVGAVLVRQRNELGIYLMNLSVADLLYIATLPLWIDYFLQHDDWIHGQESCKLFGFIFYTNIYVSIAFLCCISMDRYLAVAYPLRFAKVRRIKTAILVSSTIWIIEIVANSAPLFHNELFQDRFNHTFCFEKYPMQDWVAGMNLYRTFLGFLAPWTAMLVAYRGILAAVRCNVSTERQEKAKIQRLALSLILIVLLCFGPYHSLLLVRTVMFIRKPCDCSSEETMFAAYHVSLALTSLNCVADPILYCFVNEGARHDVGRALSALMSVTCLRRSSSSPSHVDILNAGSVTIDTPLSTKKQPCVYADGGKSGGYKTELVALKEECLQMTILSVRK is encoded by the exons ATGCAGAGAGAGCTGAGAGCTGAGGCTGAGGAGCAGTGGTTTTGggttggagctgtgctg GTCCGCCAGCGGAACGAGCTGGGCATTTACCTGATGAACCTGTCGGTGGCCGACCTCCTCTACATCGCCACTCTGCCGCTGTGGATCGACTACTTCCTGCAGCACGACGACTGGATCCACGGTCAGGAGAGCTGCAAGCTGTTCGGCTTCATCTTCTACACCAACATCTACGTCAGCATCGCCTTTTTGTGCTGCATATCGATGGACAGGTACCTGGCTGTGGCGTACCCGCTGCGCTTCGCCAAAGTCCGACGGATTAAAACGG CGATCCTGGTCAGCTCCACCATCTGGATCATCGAGATCGTTGCTAATTCTGCTCCTCTTTTCCACAACGAGCTCTTCCAGGACCGCTTCAACCACACCTTCTGCTTTGAGAAGTACCCCATGCAGGACTGGGTGGCGGGGATGAACCTCTACAGGACGTTTCTGGGCTTCCTGGCTCCGTGGACGGCCATGCTGGTCGCCTACAGAGGCATCCTGGCAGCAGTCAGATGCAACGTCTCCACAGAGCGCCAGGAAAAAGCCAAGATCCAAAGACTGGCCCTGAGTTTAATCCTCATCGTGTTGCTCTGCTTTGGACCGTACCACAGCCTTCTTCTGGTGCGGACTGTCATGTTCATCAGGAAGCCGTGTGACTGCAGCTCCGAGGAGACCATGTTTGCGGCGTATCACGTGTCGCTGGCGCTGACGAGCTTGAATTGCGTCGCTGATCCCATCCTGTACTGTTTCGTCAACGAGGGAGCCAGGCACGACGTGGGCCGAGCCCTTTCAGCCTTGATGTCCGTGACCTGCCTCAgacgctcctcctcctcgccgTCACACGTCGACATACTGAACGCCGGCTCGGTGACCATCGACACGCCGCTGTCGACCAAGAAGCAGCCTTGTGTGTACGCTGATGGCGGCAAAAGCGGAGGCTACAAGACGGAGCTGGTGGCTCTGAAGGAGGAGTGTCTACAGATGACTATTCTCAGCGTTAGGAAGTGA
- the gpr4 gene encoding G-protein coupled receptor 4 isoform X1: MCNISFCDVDSKVDQFFQPTLYIIVIVLGLPTNCMALWAAYLQVRQRNELGIYLMNLSVADLLYIATLPLWIDYFLQHDDWIHGQESCKLFGFIFYTNIYVSIAFLCCISMDRYLAVAYPLRFAKVRRIKTAILVSSTIWIIEIVANSAPLFHNELFQDRFNHTFCFEKYPMQDWVAGMNLYRTFLGFLAPWTAMLVAYRGILAAVRCNVSTERQEKAKIQRLALSLILIVLLCFGPYHSLLLVRTVMFIRKPCDCSSEETMFAAYHVSLALTSLNCVADPILYCFVNEGARHDVGRALSALMSVTCLRRSSSSPSHVDILNAGSVTIDTPLSTKKQPCVYADGGKSGGYKTELVALKEECLQMTILSVRK, encoded by the exons ATGTGCAACATCTCCTTCTGTGATGTGGACAGCAAGGTGGACCAGTTCTTCCAGCCCACGCTCTACATCATCGTCATCGTTCTGGGGCTGCCCACCAACTGCATGGCTCTGTGGGCGGCCTACCTTCAG GTCCGCCAGCGGAACGAGCTGGGCATTTACCTGATGAACCTGTCGGTGGCCGACCTCCTCTACATCGCCACTCTGCCGCTGTGGATCGACTACTTCCTGCAGCACGACGACTGGATCCACGGTCAGGAGAGCTGCAAGCTGTTCGGCTTCATCTTCTACACCAACATCTACGTCAGCATCGCCTTTTTGTGCTGCATATCGATGGACAGGTACCTGGCTGTGGCGTACCCGCTGCGCTTCGCCAAAGTCCGACGGATTAAAACGG CGATCCTGGTCAGCTCCACCATCTGGATCATCGAGATCGTTGCTAATTCTGCTCCTCTTTTCCACAACGAGCTCTTCCAGGACCGCTTCAACCACACCTTCTGCTTTGAGAAGTACCCCATGCAGGACTGGGTGGCGGGGATGAACCTCTACAGGACGTTTCTGGGCTTCCTGGCTCCGTGGACGGCCATGCTGGTCGCCTACAGAGGCATCCTGGCAGCAGTCAGATGCAACGTCTCCACAGAGCGCCAGGAAAAAGCCAAGATCCAAAGACTGGCCCTGAGTTTAATCCTCATCGTGTTGCTCTGCTTTGGACCGTACCACAGCCTTCTTCTGGTGCGGACTGTCATGTTCATCAGGAAGCCGTGTGACTGCAGCTCCGAGGAGACCATGTTTGCGGCGTATCACGTGTCGCTGGCGCTGACGAGCTTGAATTGCGTCGCTGATCCCATCCTGTACTGTTTCGTCAACGAGGGAGCCAGGCACGACGTGGGCCGAGCCCTTTCAGCCTTGATGTCCGTGACCTGCCTCAgacgctcctcctcctcgccgTCACACGTCGACATACTGAACGCCGGCTCGGTGACCATCGACACGCCGCTGTCGACCAAGAAGCAGCCTTGTGTGTACGCTGATGGCGGCAAAAGCGGAGGCTACAAGACGGAGCTGGTGGCTCTGAAGGAGGAGTGTCTACAGATGACTATTCTCAGCGTTAGGAAGTGA